The following coding sequences lie in one Trichoderma breve strain T069 chromosome 1, whole genome shotgun sequence genomic window:
- a CDS encoding transferase family domain-containing protein yields the protein MGSIAFSETTLVRPSKAPVPGRISVTPLDQYMVRVILPMMVIFKIDEPSLRPIILQNLKRALSLAIDELTILAADIIPLDPANDTIQLEYGEDAGVWFHVKELPDVDYEDLAQRNFPFSALPASQFAPKPLGHSARSPVMTLQATLIKGGMVLTFGGHHVVMDAQGMGTFVAVWAKHVAAVSEGLVVTEKQQLHHDSLEASQLFGPRMERPLSEFPTYQTGPDRSYEHMQAKILQKAVAGDHDGIAKLIRVSHWAMSQEKLDALRDAAVPRTKEEASVTANATLSALIWKQVTRARRLTEKQVASSSLLTSVNVRRRVDPPLAPEYPGNAIALAKANATAEELEASGVESLYAIAKKVAASIEWWTPDELWSLTGALQTCGNVANKLLPPLNYDVLVTAPARLGDMLKEARWGPELGDIKALRWAFPAFMDGFVIILPSIHGGIEIMLWTAPETAMRLKEDADWTKWVTQLE from the coding sequence ATGGGTTCAATTGCCTTTTCAGAAACGACGTTGGTTCGACCAAGCAAGGCGCCCGTGCCAGGCCGGATTTCAGTCACACCGCTTGATCAATACATGGTCAGGGTCATTCTCCCGATGATGGTCATTTTTAAGATTGATGAGCCTTCGCTTCGGCCCATAATTTTACAGAATCTGAAAAGGGCCCTCTCGCTGGCCATTGACGAACTGACCATTCTTGCTGCGGACATAATTCCGTTGGATCCAGCCAACGACACAATTCAACTCGAATACGGCGAGGATGCAGGAGTCTGGTTCCACGTCAAGGAGTTACCAGATGTCGACTATGAGGACTTGGCCCAACGCAATTTTCCATTCTCCGCCCTACCGGCGTCTCAGTTCGCCCCGAAGCCTCTGGGCCACTCTGCAAGAAGTCCCGTCATGACGCTACAGGCGACGTTGATCAAGGGCGGCATGGTCCTTACCTTTGGCGGCCATCATGTGGTCATGGATGCCCAGGGCATGGGTACCTTCGTGGCTGTCTGGGCCAAGCATGTGGCCGCGGTATCTGAAGGCCTGGTTGTCACCgaaaagcagcagctgcatcacGATTCGTTGGAAGCATCTCAGCTCTTCGGCCCAAGGATGGAACGCCCGCTGTCCGAGTTCCCCACATACCAAACTGGCCCGGATCGATCATACGAGCATATGCAGGCCAAGATCCTGCAGAAGGCCGTTGCGGGTGACCACGACGGAATCGCCAAACTCATCCGGGTGTCGCATTGGGCCATGTCCCAGGAGAAGCTAGACGCCCTTCGAGATGCAGCCGTGCCACGGACCAAGGAAGAAGCGTCCGTCACTGCCAATGCCACACTATCCGCGCTTATCTGGAAACAAGTCACTAGGGCTCGGCGGCTCACGGAGAAGCAGGTCGCCTCGAGCTCGCTTCTAACTTCGGTCAATGTGAGGAGGCGCGTGGATCCGCCACTGGCCCCCGAGTACCCTGGCAACGCCATTGCTTTGGCCAAGGCTAATGCAACGGCTGAAGAACTAGAAGCGTCCGGGGTGGAATCCCTCTATGCAATTGCAAAGAAGGTTGCCGCTTCCATCGAATGGTGGACTCCAGACGAACTTTGGTCTTTGACCGGCGCGCTGCAAACCTGTGGCAACGTTGCCAATAAGCTGCTGCCACCACTCAACTACGACGTGCTAGTCACGGCACCGGCTCGGCTGGGAGacatgctcaaggaggcccGCTGGGGTCCGGAGCTTGGAGACATCAAGGCCTTGAGGTGGGCATTCCCGGCTTTCATGGACGGCTTTGTCATTATTCTACCCTCCATTCACGGAGGAATCGAGATTATGCTGTGGACCGCGCCGGAGACGGCCATGCGGTTGAAGGAGGACGCGGATTGGACGAAATGGGTAACTCAGCTGGAATAG
- a CDS encoding acyl transferase domain-containing protein, whose translation MASTDGIDSRWLDANGAEPIAIIGSACRFSGTASNEDGLWQMLSSGRTSWASNARNRFKMESFWHPQAHLPGSTNARGVHLLHQDPAVFDNDFFGISGVEAKAIDPQQRLMLEVAYETFENAGIPLDRLEGSNTGVFCAVSYADYDQILGRDPETSPMYRFTGTGPSLTSARVSYAFDLHGPSKSVDTACSSALVAVHDAIQALRAGDADQILVGGSNLILDPDKMSIISSMQFLSPDGRCYSFDSRASGYARGEGVVAILLKPLSAALRDGDTIRSVIRGSAVVSDGKTPGITMPSPVSQYATIQRAYKTAGLDPRETVYVEAHGTGTNAGDNCEATAFNNAFCSDRSDKLIIGSVKSNLGHTECVSGLAGLVKVLLMLEKGGIVPTPTFEHANSRLELDSRGLEVASKFQEWPEGQLRRASINGSGYGGTNTHVILEAWTEPAKTAEPTPIVETRVTRGAIAPESPNKGSKVFVWSHQREDGFAKLLSLDDLAFTLSSRRSRFSQRAAFVASNIDQLLEGLREIELGSIRPVKALTDARTCFIFTGQGAQWARMGLELLSYPVFAESMRKAERELIRMGATWRLVDELRKTKENSRINDAELAQPCCTAIQVALVDLLASWGVHPDLVCGHSSGEIAAAYAAGSLTASDALKVAYHRGKSVYYLKLKKGMRQGGMLAAGLSETDAQKYLSKYSEQTVNVACINSPTSVTLSGDAAAIDEIASKLEEDGVFNRRLAVPVAYHSSHMAAIGEFYLAALEKLQPRQFKPSVRMVSSVTCNEVDGSEMDGAYWVSNLLRPVRFSPALSKVLSLSVKGSSSSALPPTVMVELGPHSALQGPATQIAKTITGLPSVNYFSCLKRNQDAVQSALSLASGLFTHGLPIALTDVNNPLGVHTKVLTNLPSYSWNHSKAHWNESRRSQAYRTRKFPRHDLLGSAAADSISAEPSWRMFIRLSEMPWIKGHCIDGQIVFSAAGFLTMIVEALKRQANTLQRPWKNRVIEFKQVVIDRPLLIQDDAFGAEVFTLLRPHSVTSRDSSLKWQEFRIYSVSQNNESTEHCRGLIALSENNGRLGTSSSSTAISSRLYKLLSSSGNDYSGCFANLDNVSARAWESSCELTVPDVRATMPSAHQEPHHIHPTTLEGCFLACLPGVKFANGLDGPQVVAAIDELCISTDVDLVPGRKISITARTNPYGLRQHSSNIFATEFDNADRVILRVGGIKFSSLGSYQQATSQVDDPLCHKNQELRKSCDPVSLGIIRDTLAQISNEDEPSITHHLRRFYGWMQEQDISSAPLTNSNDQVPTDILRGNQDIMSVLSDTELLRRLYSEDDCFNRCHTQLAEYLRLLQYKVPNLRILEVGGGEGILTSALLEALYGEKRDYATTRGTYVFTDVSDVHTSKAQETMRMFEDVMEFKCLDIEQSPAQQGFELNSFDIIVTSNAMHTTRSIEHTLNNLNRLLKPDGQIAFVELTAPSLRWGLLGGSLPNWWVGVEEGRVSSPLLSTPEWEKVLVKGGFSGVVIEMRDFESDEEHEASLLISHAANTGVKAGVGNISIFTGQQSDALAGELRSGLVERYPGTVVSIVPLAKATAAPGTYVFLPDVVDDFLLSASEKDWENTRNLLSDAKAVLWVTKGASLADSEASSALIIGLARSLRASRPDLSLFTLDIDAESAEASGILQVYEKYLGPSASPYSASEWELALSNGNIVIPRLLENKEVNLQVQDATSKHHPRDEIYTDFGRPLSLRINSVGVTQVKVRVENFALNFKDMLTTTGQLEGNSALLLEGSGTIIEVGDASQSSFSAGDRVSFFAPDGLATVSNVDVRHAVKVPEGVSGEAAAAVPLAYSTVLYALRDIARIQRGESILVHSGAGAVGQAAIALAKTFGVEEIYVTAGSSERAEFISKAFSIPAERILSSRDLDLGHRLLELTNGRGVDVVVGSLSGDAFSESCSAIAPFGRIIQLCERDVANGGRVDMKHLQRNASLSVVNMGFLARERPLVFKEVLETCFSMLQKGTLPLIGPITTYHASNVAEQLRLMQAGGHVGKMVFQLDSSLPLKIQPPKPKPAALRDNSSYLVVGRVGKLDAAIAKYLAKLGAHRLIACQGSGIEVVCDEVKRLGTEVAFIPGNASTRPLVDQLRDASVGAPIRGIILGGSEIYDTDIKAVTYSQWSTTVEPTTKGIISLQEAFGSSLDFFILLNRTSSVVGGPEQSVTDAIGAFRDSFAQSQARLGFPVKAIDIGTMQKDGLASGDEDMLPPSDVRPQTMEEVLAVINYAMQSPVAKGQVICGASQFAPDPSSPNTQRPDARFSHIWSRTAPRASRGGEDDAFDVQAALRSSSSGDAAVEAVFTGLKQKLARLLAVATTEIQPDRAVSTYGVDSLVAVELRNWITGHLGGHVQMLELMSSLSIMQLSEVIAKRSRLVPASVFGGVEKS comes from the exons ATGGCTTCGACTGACGGCATTGACTCTCGTTGGCTAGATGCCAACGGAGCTGAGcccattgccatcattggATCTGCCTGCCGGTTCTCAGGCACTGCTTCCAATGAGGATGGTCTCTGGCAGATGTTGTCAAGCGGGAGGACTAGCTGGGCTAGCAATGCCAGAAACCGATTCAAGATGGAGTCGTTCTGGCACCCCCAGGCTCATCTCCCCGGCTCG ACAAACGCTCGGGGCGTTCATCTGCTTCACCAGGATCCAGCTGTCTTTGACAATgacttctttggcatcaGTGGAgttgaagccaaagccatAGACCCTCAGCAGAGACTCATGCTCGAGGTGGCCTACGAGACTTTTGAGAATGCCGGCATTCCCCTGGATCGACTCGAAGGATCAAATACAGGCGTTTTCTGTGCCGTGTCATACGCAGATTACGATCAAATCCTTGGTCGTGATCCGGAGACGTCACCAAT GTACCGCTTCACAGGGACCGGCCCGTCTCTCACATCCGCCCGTGTGTCCTATGCCTTTGACTTGCACGGACCTAGTAAATCCGTCGACACGGCCTGCTCTAGCGCCCTGGTGGCCGTACACGATGCCATCCAAGCTCTTCgagctggcgatgctgaCCAAATTCTGGTGGGGGGCTCTAATCTCATTCTGGACCCTGACAAGATGTCCATCATTTCGTCCATGCA GTTCCTCTCCCCTGACGGCCGATGTTATTCCTTCGACTCTCGCGCAAGCGGGTATGCCCGAGGTGAAGGTGTAGTTGCCATTCTCCTCAAGCCCCTTAGCGCAGCTCTTCGGGATGGTGATACAATTCGATCCGTCATCCGCGGTAGTGCAGTTGTGTCCGATGGCAAAACCCCGGGCATCACAATGCCATCGCCAGTCAGTCAATACGCAACTATTCAACGTGCTTACAAGACAGCTGGGCTTGATCCCAGGGAGACGGTTTATGTGGAAGCACACG GAACTGGTACCAACGCCGGAGACAATTGCGAGGCAACTGCTTTTAATAATGCATTTTGCTCGGACAGGTCTGACAAGCTTATTATCGGTAGTGTCAAGTCCAACTTGGGCCACACTGAATGTGTGTCAGGATTGGCGGGTTTAGTCAAAGTACTTCTGATGCTTGAGAAGGGAGGGATTGTTCCCACTCCTACCTTTGAACATGCAAATTCTAGGTTGGAGTTGGATTCACGAGGGCTAGAG GTTGCATCCAAGTTCCAAGAGTGGCCAGAAGGGCAGCTCCGCCGCGCATCCATAAATGGGTCTGGTTATGGGGGTACGAATACCCATGTCATTCTGGAAGCTTGGACAGAACCCGCCAAGACAGCAGAACCAACACCAATAGTTGAGACAAGGGTAACGCGTGGCGCAATTGCTCCCGAGTCTCCAAACAAAGGCTCCAAAGTCTTTGTATGGAGCCACCAGCGGGAAGATGGCTTCGCCAAGCTG TTGTCTCTGGATGACTTGGCTTTTACGCTGTCATCTCGGAGATCCCGATTCTCTCAGAGAGCTGCCTTTGTTGCATCCAACATTGACCAACTCCTAGAAGGGCTCAGAGAGATTGAGCTGGGATCAATCCGCCCTGTCAAAGCATTGACGGATGCGCGAACGtgtttcatcttcaccg GCCAGGGAGCGCAGTGGGCGCGAATGGGCTTGGAGCTTCTCTCCTACCCAGTCTTTGCTGAGTCTATGCGGAAAGCCGAAAGAGAGCTCATCCGCATGGGTGCAACTTGGCGCTTAGTTGATGAATTGAGGAAAACCAAGGAGAATTCTCGCATCAATGACGCAGAGTTGGCGCAGCCATGCTGTACAGCTATCCAGGTCGCATTGGTGGATCTTCTTGCCTCATGGGGCGTGCATCCCGATCTGGTTTGCGGTCATTCGAGTGGAGAAATTGCGGCAGCATATGCTGCTGGAAGCTTAACCGCATCGGACGCTCTCAAGGTGGCCTATCACAGGGGCAAATCCGTATACTATCTCAAGCTAAAGAAGGGCATGAGGCAAGGTGGGATGCTTGCTGCAGGTCTATCAGAGACTGATGCGCAAAAGTATCTATCAAAGTACAGTGAGCAGACGGTCAATGTGGCATGCATCAACAGTCCCACCAGTGTGACACTGTCTGGTGATGCTGCAgccattgatgagattgccTCCaaactggaagaagatggtgtcTTCAACAGAAGATTGGCTGTCCCAGTAGCCTACCATTCTTCTCATATGGCTGCTATTGGAGAATTCTACCTTGCAGCGCTGGAGAAGCTTCAACCTCGCCAGTTCAAACCGAGTGTGCGAATGGTGTCTTCAGTCACTTGTAATGAGGTTGATGGCAGTGAGATGGACGGTGCATACTGGGTTTCTAACCTGCTTCGCCCCGTTCGCTTCTCGCCAGCCTTGTCCAAGGTTCTCAGTCTCTCTGTGAAGGGTAGTTCCTCGTCTGCGCTGCCACCTACTGTCATGGTTGAGCTCGGCCCTCACTCAGCTCTTCAGGGGCCTGCTACTCAAATAGCAAAAACCATTACGGGATTGCCTTCAGTAAATTATTTCTCCTGTTTGAAGAGGAATCAGGACGCAGTTCAGAGCGCACTGTCGCTTGCTAGTGGCCTGTTCACTCACGGCCTTCCCATTGCACTGACAGACGTCAACAACCCATTGGGTGTCCACACAAAGGTTCTGACCAACTTGCCGTCATATAGCTGGAATCACAGCAAGGCACATTGGAACGAATCCCGAAGAAGTCAGGCGTACCGTACGCGAAAGTTCCCCCGCCATGATCTTCTGGgatctgctgcagctgataGTATTAGCGCTGAGCCATCTTGGAGAATGTTTATTAGGCTTTCTGAAATGCCATGGATCAAAGGCCATTGCATTGATGGCCAGATTGTGTTCTCCGCAGCTGGTTTCCTGACCATGATTGTGGAGGCCTTGAAGCGCCAGGCCAATACGTTGCAACGCCCATGGAAGAACAGAGTAATAGAGTTTAAGCAAGTCGTCATCGACAGACCTCTTCTTATCCAGGACGATGCATTTGGAGCCGAAGTCTTTACCCTTCTGCGTCCTCATTCGGTGACATCTCGTGATTCGAGCTTGAAGTGGCAAGAATTTCGAATCTACAGTGTCTCTCAGAACAATGAATCTACGGAACACTGCCGAGGGTTGATTGCTCTATCGGAGAATAATGGAAGACTGGGCACCAGCTCATCTTCTACAGCCATCTCATCTCGG CTGTACAAGCTCCTTAGCTCTTCAGGAAATGACTACTCCGGGTGCTTTGCAAACCTTGATAACGTCTCAGCCCGTGCCTGGGAGTCCAGCTGTGAGCTGACTGTTCCGGATGTGAGAGCCACAATGCCCTCAGCCCACCAAGAACCACATCACATACATCCCACAACACTTGAAggctgcttcttggcatGTCTCCCTGGAGTGAAATTCGCGAATGGCTTGGACGGTCCTCAGGTTGTCGCCGCTATTGATGAGCTTTGCATCTCCACAGACGTGGATCTCGTACCTGGACGAAAAATCTCCATTACGGCCAGGACGAACCCCTATGGATTGAGGCAGCACTCTTCCAACATATTCGCTACAGAGTTTGACAATGCAGACCGTGTCATACTTCGTGTTGGAGGGATCAAATTCTCATCCCTGGGTAGCTATCAGCAAGCCACTAGCCAGGTTGATGACCCCCTGTGTCACAAG AATCAGGAGCTGCGGAAAAGTTGTGATCCAGTTtctcttggcatcatccGAGATACTCTAGCTCAAATTTcaaatgaagatgagccATCAATTACTCACCATTTACGACGTTTCTACGGCTGGATGCAAGAGCAGGATATTTCAAGCGCCCCATTGACGAATTCCAATGACCAAGTACCGA CTGACATTCTGCGAGGGAACCAAGACATAATGTCTGTCTTGTCAGATACTGAGCTGTTGCGTCGCCTTTATTCGGAAGACGATTGCTTCAATAGATGTCACACACAGCTCGCCGAATATCTCAGGTTGCTTCAATACAAAGTGCCGAATCTGCGTATTCTAGAAGTCGGTGGGGGAGAAGGCATCTTGACTTCTGCACTTCTTGAAGCCCTCTACGGGGAAAAGCGTGACTATGCTACTACCCGAGGCACATACGTTTTCACCGATGTTTCCGATGTTCATACTTCTAAAGCTCAAgagacgatgaggatgtttGAAGATGTCATGGAGTTCAAGTGTCTTGATATCGAACAGTCCCCAGCGCAACAGGGGTTTGAGCTCAATTCtttcgacatcatcgtcacaTCAAATGCTATGCATACGACACGTAGCATTGAGCATACGCTTAACAACCTGAATAGGCTTCTCAAACCTGATGGTCAAATTGCCTTTGTAGAGCTCACAGCGCCATCTCTGAGATGGGGGCTTCTCGGTGGGAGCCTTCCAAACTGGTGGGTGGGTGTGGAGGAAGGGCGTGTAAGCTCTCCTCTTCTATCAACACCAGAGTGGGAAAAGGTACTCGTAAAGGGCGGCTTTTCTGGCGTTGTAATCGAAATGAGAGATTTCGAATCggatgaagagcatgaaGCGAGCTTACTTATCTCTCACGCTGCCAATACCGGAGTGAAGGCAGGCGTTGgaaacatctccatctttaCAGGGCAGCAGAGTGATGCTTTGGCGGGTGAGCTACGCAGCGGACTGGTAGAGCGATATCCGGGAACTGTAGTGTCTATCGTTCCGCTTGCTAAAGCGACAGCCGCTCCTGGAACTTACGTCTTTCTTCCAGACGTTGTGGATGATTTCTTACTGAGTGCATCTGAGAAAGATTGGGAAAACACAAGAAACCTGTTGAGTGATGCCAAAGCCGTGCTGTGGGTAACCAAGGGAGCTTCTTTGGCTGACTCGGAAGCCTCTAGTGCACTCATCATAGGTCTGGCGCGTAGCCTACGCGCATCACGGCCTGACCTCAGCCTTTTCACCCTCGATATTGACGCAGAGTCAGCGGAGGCTTCTGGGATCTTGCAGGTATATGAAAAATACCTCGGTCCAAGTGCTTCTCCTTACTCGGCGTCAGAATGGGAGCTTGCTCTGTCCAACGGAAACATTGTGATACCACGTCTGCTAGAGAACAAGGAGGTCAACCTCCAGGTTCAAGACGCTACATCAAAGCATCATCCACGCGATGAAATTTACACTGATTTTGGCCGACCTTTGAGTCTCCGGATTAACTCTGTTGGA GTAACGCAAGTCAAAGTTCGCGTGGAGAACTTTGCACTCAACTTCAAGGACATGCTGACCACTACTGGCCAACTTGAAGGCAATtccgctcttctccttgaagGAAGTGGCACGATTATcgaagttggagatgcttcTCAGTCAAGCTTTTCCGCCGGAGATCGCGTCAGCTTCTTTGCCCCTGATGGGCTTGCCACTGTCAGCAATGTGGATGTCCGTCACGCTGTCAAGGTTCCTGAAGGTGTTAGCGgtgaagctgctgccgccgttcCATTGGCTTACTCGACTGTCCTTTATGCTCTCAGAGACATTGCCAGGATCCAACGAGGTGAGAGTATCCTGGTTCActctggagctggagcggtCGGCCAGGCAGCAATTGCGCTGGCAAAAacttttggtgttgaagagatATATGTCACCGCTGGAAGTTCAGAAAGAGCGGAGTTCATTAGCAAGGCGTTTAGTATCCCAGCTGAGCGCATATTATCCAGCCGAGATTTGGACCTCGGTCATCGCCTTCTCGAGTTGACTAATGGTCGAGGCGTCGACGTTGTCGTCGGTTCTCTTTCTGGAGACGCATTTTCAGAAAGTTGCAGTGCCATAGCTCCCTTTGGCCGAATCATTCAGTTGTGCGAAAGGGATGTGGCAAATGGTGGACGGGTTGATATGAAACATCTTCAGAGAAATGCCTCTCTTTCGGTCGTTAACATGGGATTCCTCGCGCGGGAAAGGCCGCTAGTGTTCAAGGAGGTGCTGGAAACTTGTTTCAGTATGCTCCAGAAGGGAACCCTGCCATTGATCGGCCCAATCACTACGTATCATGCTTCCAACGTCGCAGAGCAGCTTCGACTTATGCAGGCTGGTGGCCACGTAGGCAAGATGGTATTCCAGCTGGATTCCAGTCTGCCTTTGAAG ATTCAACCACCAAAGCCCAAGCCTGCGGCTCTGCGAGATAACAGCTCTTACCTTGTTGTTGGCAGAGTTGGGAAATTGGACGCAGCAATTGCCAAATATTTGGCAAAACTGGGAGCTCATCGCCTCATTGCGTGTCAAGGATCTGGTATTGAGGTAGTATGTGATGAAGTAAAGAGACTCGGGACAGAAGTTGCCTTTATCCCCGGCAATGCTTCGACTCGGCCCCTTGTGGATCAACTTAGAGACGCAAGCGTGGGTGCACCCATCAGAGGAATAATTCTTGGGGGTTCCGAGATATAT GATACGGATATCAAAGCCGTGACATACTCTCAGTGGTCCACTACTGTTGAACCCACAACTAAAGGGATTATCAGCCTTCAAGAAGCCTTTGGTTCAAGCCTCGACTTCTTCATTCTGCTGAATCGCACTTCTTCTGTTGTAGGTGGCCCTGAACAGAGTGTCACGGATGCAATTGGTGCGTTCCGGGATAGCTTCGCCCAGTCTCAAGCCCGTCTGGGATTCCCCGTCAAAGCTATAGACATTGGCACAATGCAGAAAGATGGCCTAGCAAGTGGTGACGAAGACATGCTGCCTCCTTCCGACGTCCGACCACAGACGATGGAAGAGGTCCTGGCAGTGATCAACTACGCCATGCAAAGTCCCGTCGCAAAAGGACAGGTCATTTGCGGCGCAAGTCAATTCGCTCCCGATCCTTCTTCCCCGAACACACAGCGTCCGGATGCTCGATTCTCACACATCTGGTCCCGCACGGCGCCTCGCGCCTCCAGGGGCGGCGAAGACGACGCCTTTGACGTGCAGGCTGCTCTTCGGAGCTCGTCCAGCGGCGACGCAGCCGTAGAAGCCGTGTTTACGGGCTTGAAGCAGAAACTCGCTCGCCTGCTGGCCGTGGCTACGACGGAGATCCAGCCGGACCGCGCAGTGTCGACGTATGGCGTGGACTCGCTCGTTGCGGTGGAGCTGAGGAATTGGATCACGGGGCATTTAGGAGGGCATGTGCAGATGTTGGAGCTGATGAGTTCTTTGTCGATCATGCAGCTGTCGGAAGTCATTGCTAAGAGGTCGAGGTTGGTACCGGCGAGCGTGTTTGGAGGCGTGGAAAAGagttga
- a CDS encoding taurine catabolism dioxygenase tauD, tfdA family domain-containing protein — translation MEPGECVLFDNLRVLHGRNAFDAGGGGARWLRGAYIAAEDFLSRAAHIPKGLAEKYRGERPWAPALAQKALRETAWHEDVVRRIKEIDPALED, via the coding sequence atggagccggGGGAGTGCGTGCTGTTCGATAACTTGCGCGTGCTGCACGGCCGCAACGCCTTTGACGCTGGCGGCGGAGGGGCGAGGTGGCTCAGGGGCGCGTACATTGCCGCTGAGGATTTTCTGTCGAGGGCTGCTCACATACCCAAGGGATTGGCGGAAAAGTATCGTGGGGAGAGGCCGTGGGCGCCGGCGCTGGCGCAGAAGGCGTTGAGGGAGACGGCGTGGCATGAGGATGTTGTGAGGAggatcaaggagattgatccGGCGTTGGAGGACTGa